TTCACCTTGGCTCCGACGTTGAAGCGGCGTGCGCCGTTGACACGTACCGACATCGTGTGACCGGCATGTTTCAGCCACAGCAGATTGTCCGCGCCCATCGGCTCCTCGATATCGACGGTGGCGTCATGTTCTTCGCCGCCGGTATTCTCGTTGACCTTGATGTGTTCTGGACGAACGCCGAGCACCACCTTGCGGCCGGGCTGCAGCGTTTCGCTAGCGTCGTAGGCAGCGAGCGAGAAAATGACGCCGTTGGCCGAAAAGGCAATGCCGTCGCCTGATTTGACCAGCTCGCCGTGCAGGAAATTCATCGACGGCGAGCCGATGAAGCCGGCGACGAACAGATTGCGCGGCCTGTTGTAGATCGTCGTCGGATCGTCGAGCTGCTGGATGATGCCGCTCTTCATGATGGCGATCCGGTCGGCAAGCGTCAGCGCCTCGATCTGATCATGGGTGACGTAGATCATCGTGTTCTTCAGCGACTGGTGCAGCCGCTTGATCTCGACACGCAGCTCCGAGCGGAGTTTGGCGTCGAGGTTGGATAGCGGCTCATCGAACAGGAAGACGTCGACGTCGCGCACCAGTGCCCGGCCGATCGCCACGCGCTGGCGTTGGCCACCGGAGAGCTCGGCCGGCTTGCGCTTCAGGAGCGGCTGAATCTGCAGGATTTCGGAGGCACGCGCCACCCGCTTGTCGATCTCTGCCTGCGGCACCTTAGCGACGCGAAGACCGAAGGACAGGTTCTTCTCGACGGTCATCTGCGGATAGAGCGCATAGGACTGGAACACCATGCCGATGCCGCGGTCCTTCGGCTCTTCCCAGGTAACATTCTTGCCCTTGATGAAGATCTGCCCTTCCGAGGCATCGAGCAGGCCGGCGATGCAATTTAGCAAGGTCGACTTGCCGCAACCGGACGAGCCGAGCAGCACGAGGAATTCGCCGTCATTGATGTCGAGGTTGAGATCCTTCAGCACGCTCACCGCGCCGAAGTTCAGCGACAGATCCTTGATGGAGACGCTTGCATTCATATTCATGAGATCAACCCTTCACTGCGCCGGCGGCGATGCCACGGACGAACAGCCGTCCCGACACGAAGTAGACGATGAGCGGCACGAGACCGGTGAGGATCGTTGCCGCCATGTTGACGTTGTATTCCTTCACGCCCTGGACGGAATTGACGATGTTGTTGAGCTGCACGGTCATCGGATAGGTATCCGGCCGGGTGAAGACCACGCCGAACAGGAAGTCGTTCCAGATGCCGGTCACCTGCAGGATCATCGCGACGACGAAGATCGGCAGCGACATCGGCAGCATGATCCGCAGGAAGATCTGCCAGAAGCCCGCACCGTCGACACGCGCCGCCTTGAACAGTTCCTCCGGCAGCGACACGAAATAGTTGCGGAAGAGCAGCGTCAGGATCGGCATGCCGAAGATCGAATGCACGGCGACGAGGCCGGTCAGCGTGCCGTAGATGCCGATTTCGCGCAGGATGATGACGATCGGATAGATCATCACCTGATAGGGAATAAATGCGCCGACGATGAGGATCGAGAAGAAAAGCTCGGATCCTCTGAAGCGCCAGTTTGCCAGCGCATAACCGTTCACCGAGGCAATCGCGATCGAGATGATGACCGACGGCACCGTGATGCGCACCGAATTCCAGAAGCCGCGCGACAGGCCATCGCAGTTGAGGCCGGTGCAGGCCTGCGCCCAGGCTTTCACCCAGGGTTCGAAGGTGATCTCCATCGGCGGAGAAAAGATGTTGCCGAGACGGATTTCCGGCATGCCCTTCAGCGACGTCACGACCATCACATAGAGCGGCAGCAGATAGTAGAGCGCTGCGATCGTCAGTGTGCCATAGAGCATGATGTTGCGCGCCGACACCGCCGGGCGCGGCCGGGGGCCGCTGGGGCCTTCGCCGAGTTTCGGCGCGACGGCGTCGATGCCAGCAGCCGTGGTGTTGAGAGTTCCTACATCAGCCACGCTTGCGCCCTCCGCCGAATTCCAGATAGGCCCACGGAACGATAATGATCGCGACTGTGACGAGCATCATGGTCGAGGCAGCAAAGCCCTGCCCCAGGTTTTGCGCCTGGAACATGTAATCGTAGACATATTTCGCCGGCACTTCCGAGGAAATGCCCGGTCCGCCCGATGTCTGCGCGACCACGAGGTCGTAGACCTTGACGATGCCGGAGGCGATGATGACGATCGTCGTAATGAAGACCGGCCGCATCATCGGGATGACGATGAAGAGATAGGTCCTCCACATCGGAATGCCGTCCACACGCGCCGCTTTCCAGATGTCCTCATCGATCCCACGCAGGCCGGCAAGCATCAGGCACATGACGAGACCCGTTCCCTGCCACAGCGCCGCGATCAGAATGCCGTAGATGACGATTTCAGGCGTATAGAGCGGATTGAAGGTGAAACTCGTCCACCCGATCGAGCGCACCACCGCCTGAATGCCGAAATCAGGATTCAGAATCCATTGCCAGACGAGGCCCGTCACGATGAAGGACAGCGCGAAGGGATAGAGAAAGATCGTGCGGAAGGTGTTTTCGAAGCGGATCTTCTGGTCCATCAGCGCGGCGAGCATGAAACCGATGACCAGGCTGAAGATCAGCGAGAGGATGCCGTAGATAGCCAGATTCTCGATCGCCGTCACCCAGCGGGGTGCCGCCCAGAGGCGCTGGTACTGATCGAATCCGACAAAACTCAACCGCGGAAGGAGCTTGGAATTGGTGAAAGAATAAAAGACCGTCCAAAACGTGCCGCCGACAAAGATCACCATCGCTGTCAGGATCATCGGGATGGACGCAATCTTCGCATTCAGATTGCGCAGTAACTTGTTTGGCCGGCCTGCTCGCGCTTGACCCGTCATGAATACTTCTCCTCAAATCGCAACTGCGACCAGTGACAGATCGGCAAGTCGCCGCCTGTCGTCTCCACCTCCGAAACCTGCTGAAGATGCCGGAGAGACCTCGCCGCCCGCCGGACCATCACCGACCGTCCGGAACGATCCGGCCCCACGGGAGCCGGACCGCAAGAGCAGCTAATCTGCTGATCAGTCAGCAGAAGCGATGATCCCGGCAAAACGCTTCTGAGCGTCTTCCGGCGTCATCGACGGATTGGCGAAGAATTCGGAGAAGAGGTCTTCCTTCTGCTTCTGGCTGTCAGCCGAAAGCAGCTGGTCGGTGCCTTGGATCACGTTGCCCTTGGCCAGGATGTCGAGACCCTTCTTCATGCAGTCGTTGGCGGCGGCGAGATCGACGTCGCCGCGAACCGGCAGCGAACCCTTCTTCAGGTTAAAGGCAACCTGGGTCTTGGGATCGAGCAGGGTCTTGGCAAGCACGGCCTGCGCCTTGGACTTTTCTTCGTCCTTCAGCAGCGGGAAGTAGAAGGCGTCGCCGCCAGTCGAGATGATCTCGTTCACGCCGAGGCCCGGCAAGCAGGTATAGTCGGTACCGGCCGTCTGACCGGCGAGCGCGAACTCACCCTGCGCCCAGTCGCCCATGATCTGGCCGCCGGCCTTGCCAGTGATGACAAGGTTGGTGGCCTGGTTCCAATCCTGGACGTTGCTGCCTTTGGCCATGCGCCGAGCATCGTCGGCCGCCTTGAACACCTTGGCGATTTCGGGACCGGCGGCAACTTCCGCATCCTTGTCCTTGAAGACCTTGTTGAAGGTATCCTTGCCGGCGACCGCAACCATCAGCACGTCGAAAGCGCCTGTCGCCTGCCACGGCTGACCGCCGACGGCGAGCGGAATGATGCCGGCCTTTTCGAGAGCTGGAGCCGCAGCGACGAACTCATCCCAGTTCTTCGGAACCTCGACGCCGGCCTTCTTGAAGGCGGCGTTCGAAAGCCACAGCCACTGCCAGGAGTGGATGTTGACGGGAGCGCAGTAGATCTTGCCGTCGATGGTGCAGGAATCGAGCAGGCTCGACGGACGAATGATATCCTTCCAGTGCTCGGCGGTCGCCACATCGGTCAGGTCGCGCATCAGGCCAGCCTGAACGAGCTCCTCAGCCTGGCGGCCATGGTTGAACTGGGTGGCGCCCATTGGGTCGCCGCCGGTAATGCGGCTGATCATGATCGGACGGGCAGTGCCGCCGGAACCGGCGATAGCACCGTCGACCCAGTGGTTGCCGGTAGCGTCGAATGCCTTTGCCAGTTCGGCGACGGCAGCTGATTCGCCGCCCGAAGTCCACCAATGCGTGACTTCGAGATCGGTG
This Rhizobium brockwellii DNA region includes the following protein-coding sequences:
- a CDS encoding ABC transporter substrate-binding protein, whose product is MKIRILAAVLTASVALPFGAANATDLEVTHWWTSGGESAAVAELAKAFDATGNHWVDGAIAGSGGTARPIMISRITGGDPMGATQFNHGRQAEELVQAGLMRDLTDVATAEHWKDIIRPSSLLDSCTIDGKIYCAPVNIHSWQWLWLSNAAFKKAGVEVPKNWDEFVAAAPALEKAGIIPLAVGGQPWQATGAFDVLMVAVAGKDTFNKVFKDKDAEVAAGPEIAKVFKAADDARRMAKGSNVQDWNQATNLVITGKAGGQIMGDWAQGEFALAGQTAGTDYTCLPGLGVNEIISTGGDAFYFPLLKDEEKSKAQAVLAKTLLDPKTQVAFNLKKGSLPVRGDVDLAAANDCMKKGLDILAKGNVIQGTDQLLSADSQKQKEDLFSEFFANPSMTPEDAQKRFAGIIASAD
- a CDS encoding carbohydrate ABC transporter permease, with protein sequence MTGQARAGRPNKLLRNLNAKIASIPMILTAMVIFVGGTFWTVFYSFTNSKLLPRLSFVGFDQYQRLWAAPRWVTAIENLAIYGILSLIFSLVIGFMLAALMDQKIRFENTFRTIFLYPFALSFIVTGLVWQWILNPDFGIQAVVRSIGWTSFTFNPLYTPEIVIYGILIAALWQGTGLVMCLMLAGLRGIDEDIWKAARVDGIPMWRTYLFIVIPMMRPVFITTIVIIASGIVKVYDLVVAQTSGGPGISSEVPAKYVYDYMFQAQNLGQGFAASTMMLVTVAIIIVPWAYLEFGGGRKRG
- a CDS encoding carbohydrate ABC transporter permease — encoded protein: MADVGTLNTTAAGIDAVAPKLGEGPSGPRPRPAVSARNIMLYGTLTIAALYYLLPLYVMVVTSLKGMPEIRLGNIFSPPMEITFEPWVKAWAQACTGLNCDGLSRGFWNSVRITVPSVIISIAIASVNGYALANWRFRGSELFFSILIVGAFIPYQVMIYPIVIILREIGIYGTLTGLVAVHSIFGMPILTLLFRNYFVSLPEELFKAARVDGAGFWQIFLRIMLPMSLPIFVVAMILQVTGIWNDFLFGVVFTRPDTYPMTVQLNNIVNSVQGVKEYNVNMAATILTGLVPLIVYFVSGRLFVRGIAAGAVKG
- a CDS encoding ABC transporter ATP-binding protein, whose amino-acid sequence is MNMNASVSIKDLSLNFGAVSVLKDLNLDINDGEFLVLLGSSGCGKSTLLNCIAGLLDASEGQIFIKGKNVTWEEPKDRGIGMVFQSYALYPQMTVEKNLSFGLRVAKVPQAEIDKRVARASEILQIQPLLKRKPAELSGGQRQRVAIGRALVRDVDVFLFDEPLSNLDAKLRSELRVEIKRLHQSLKNTMIYVTHDQIEALTLADRIAIMKSGIIQQLDDPTTIYNRPRNLFVAGFIGSPSMNFLHGELVKSGDGIAFSANGVIFSLAAYDASETLQPGRKVVLGVRPEHIKVNENTGGEEHDATVDIEEPMGADNLLWLKHAGHTMSVRVNGARRFNVGAKVKLSFDMTVASVFDAESELRL